The Streptomyces sp. NBC_01255 genome window below encodes:
- a CDS encoding VOC family protein → MPGTSTTQGIKTVLHPVSDLPKAKAVYAALLGVAPQIDESYYVAFEAEGQHIGLLPGGGPQGLTSSLAYWHVPDIEAKLAEVTAAGATVKDAAQDVGGGRLVATVVDPDGNLIGLLQDS, encoded by the coding sequence ATGCCCGGTACGTCCACCACCCAGGGAATCAAGACGGTGCTGCACCCCGTGTCCGACCTGCCGAAGGCCAAGGCCGTGTACGCCGCCCTGCTCGGCGTCGCGCCGCAGATCGACGAGTCGTACTACGTCGCCTTCGAGGCCGAGGGCCAGCACATCGGGCTGCTCCCGGGCGGTGGCCCGCAGGGCCTGACCTCGTCGCTCGCCTACTGGCACGTGCCGGACATCGAGGCGAAGCTCGCCGAGGTGACCGCGGCGGGCGCCACCGTGAAGGACGCGGCGCAGGACGTCGGCGGCGGCCGCCTGGTCGCCACCGTCGTCGACCCCGACGGCAACCTCATCGGCCTCCTCCAGGACAGCTGA
- a CDS encoding DUF1254 domain-containing protein, translating to MQLTPEEARRTAADAWIRGVPILDNYRTMYAQAIDADDPRYVGGFGRFRHYSEPFTAANTDIVTPNNDTPYSWAWLDLRAEPVVVSVPAVDRYYVLPFHDLDTAYVGFVGARTTGQEPGDHLLVGPGWTGTVPDGIESVLRADTFLVGVVGRTYLSGPDDVPALRAIQEQYLLRPLSAYTDTAAPHPVDEPVWPVWREEDLGSIEFFTLLDFLLGFFPVLERDRELRTRLAALGVSGTGEFEPSALAPDIRTAVEQGIADARARLEEAKAATLVSTDLFGTRAELGTDYTGRAVGADKGLYGLPAAEAWYGGWVADDRGNRPPNASDHDHVVHFPAGHLPPARFFWSATLYRLPERLLVDNEIDRYSIGDRTPGLVYDDDGGLTLYVQRDRPADAKQAANWLPAPDGPFTVVIRMYGPEPSVLDGDWRLPPLAVAD from the coding sequence GTGCAGCTGACTCCCGAGGAGGCCCGCCGGACGGCGGCCGACGCCTGGATCCGGGGCGTCCCGATCCTCGACAACTACCGCACGATGTACGCGCAGGCGATCGACGCCGACGACCCCCGGTACGTGGGGGGCTTCGGGCGCTTCCGGCACTACTCGGAGCCGTTCACCGCCGCCAATACCGACATCGTGACCCCGAACAACGACACCCCGTACTCCTGGGCATGGCTCGATCTGCGCGCCGAGCCCGTCGTGGTCTCCGTCCCGGCCGTCGACCGCTACTACGTGCTGCCGTTCCACGACCTCGACACCGCGTACGTCGGCTTCGTCGGCGCCCGGACGACCGGCCAGGAACCGGGCGACCACCTGCTCGTGGGCCCCGGCTGGACCGGCACCGTTCCCGACGGCATCGAGAGCGTGCTGCGCGCCGACACCTTCCTCGTCGGCGTCGTCGGCCGCACCTACCTGTCCGGCCCCGACGACGTGCCCGCCCTGCGCGCGATCCAGGAGCAGTACCTGCTGCGTCCCCTCTCCGCGTACACGGACACGGCCGCGCCGCACCCCGTCGACGAGCCGGTCTGGCCGGTCTGGCGCGAGGAGGACCTCGGGAGCATCGAGTTCTTCACGCTCCTCGACTTCCTGCTCGGGTTCTTCCCCGTCCTGGAGCGGGACCGCGAGCTGCGCACCCGCCTCGCGGCGCTCGGCGTCTCCGGCACGGGCGAGTTCGAACCGTCCGCGCTGGCCCCCGACATCCGTACGGCGGTCGAGCAGGGCATCGCCGACGCCCGGGCCCGGCTGGAGGAGGCCAAGGCCGCCACCCTGGTCTCCACCGACCTCTTCGGCACCCGCGCGGAGCTCGGCACCGACTACACGGGCCGGGCGGTCGGCGCCGACAAGGGGCTGTACGGTCTCCCCGCGGCCGAGGCCTGGTACGGCGGCTGGGTGGCGGACGACCGGGGCAACCGGCCGCCGAACGCCTCGGACCACGACCACGTCGTCCACTTCCCGGCAGGACACCTCCCGCCGGCCCGGTTCTTCTGGTCGGCCACCCTCTACCGGCTGCCCGAACGGCTGCTCGTCGACAACGAGATCGACCGGTACTCGATCGGCGACCGCACCCCCGGGCTCGTGTACGACGACGACGGCGGTCTCACCCTGTACGTACAAAGGGACCGTCCTGCCGACGCCAAACAGGCCGCGAACTGGCTGCCGGCCCCCGACGGGCCCTTCACCGTCGTGATCCGGATGTACGGCCCCGAACCCTCCGTCCTGGACGGCGACTGGAGGCTCCCGCCCCTCGCCGTCGCCGACTGA
- a CDS encoding ATP-binding protein, protein MSTSEISSREADVLALLGEHLSNAEIAARLFISVRTVESHVSSLLRKLAVPDRRALSRRAAESAPAAMRAPVLPAPLTAFVGRVRERGELAEALKAYRQVTAVGPGGVGKTRLALAVAAELADDFADGVWFVDLAPVTDAGRVGAAVAAAVGVGEQPGRGVDESLFAALADRHALLVWDNCEQIRDGVAPFLERLLAACPRVRVLVTSRARLMVPFERVFPVPPLSRDGGGESEAVELFLERAAAVGMRPDPAVRDTVVALCERLDGMALAIELAAARWPTLGLDGLVAGLSDQLRILAGGPRAADRHRSVRAVLDWSHDLLEPADRALLRRMSVFVLPFTAEAAAEVAGFDPLDPGAVADGLGRLAEQSLLTVTPSAAGTRYQALETIRQYGAEHLAEAGESEVVRSRHVAWCLDRAAGLLDAGGADWRARFDAVAEDLRAALAWAAERPELRADAHRLALSLAESAFTRNLLGEAQERYEQAAALADPGAEAGESLRLAAAVAGCRRLGDDMFRLHRAAGDAARGAGDLAGAGRDLAAAATVAYRFSSEFTRLPSVEEATTLLAQARELSGGEAAGEAGEGGEGPAGAAVALAEAAVLADAFGAVQGATDNTVEETIALAERAVALARSVGDPVAESAALDALSGARSWAGDTFAAAAAARRRIDLLSPLPPDPARTHELLDALAMASGTALGAGRLAEARRWGRQLAGHPILAEVGHHATAWLLVADAFAGRGDDVLTGGGRFLDAWERSGRQQSFSLGPAAASVAMVHGLRGDSAARAEWLGIVDLAGTADEYRHGYGAILDATVLLHEGDAAAALDRVAPEPEQVWKWVTWIWLHWYVALRAEASVLAGHPDARARTAAARPVVAGNPVATAQLDRAEALLDGDPQRLLAAARAFDAAGSRYQAARTLLLAGGEHAAAGTAALAGLGLAP, encoded by the coding sequence GTGTCCACTTCAGAGATCTCGTCTCGGGAAGCCGACGTGCTCGCTCTCCTCGGGGAGCACCTCAGCAATGCCGAGATCGCCGCACGGCTGTTCATCTCCGTACGGACCGTCGAGTCGCACGTCTCCTCGCTGCTCCGCAAGCTGGCGGTGCCGGACCGGCGGGCGCTCTCCCGGCGGGCGGCCGAGTCCGCTCCCGCCGCGATGCGGGCGCCTGTTCTTCCCGCGCCGCTGACGGCGTTCGTCGGCCGCGTGCGGGAGCGCGGTGAGCTCGCGGAGGCGCTGAAGGCGTATCGGCAGGTCACCGCGGTGGGGCCCGGGGGCGTGGGCAAGACGCGGCTCGCGCTGGCCGTCGCCGCGGAGCTGGCCGACGACTTCGCCGACGGCGTCTGGTTCGTCGACCTGGCCCCGGTCACCGATGCGGGCCGGGTGGGCGCGGCCGTCGCGGCCGCCGTCGGTGTGGGCGAACAGCCCGGGCGGGGCGTCGACGAGTCGCTGTTCGCCGCGCTGGCGGACCGTCATGCGCTGCTGGTGTGGGACAACTGCGAGCAGATACGCGACGGCGTGGCGCCCTTCCTGGAGCGGCTCCTCGCGGCCTGCCCGCGCGTGCGCGTGCTCGTGACCAGCCGGGCCCGGCTGATGGTGCCGTTCGAGCGGGTCTTCCCCGTCCCGCCGCTGTCGCGGGACGGAGGCGGGGAATCGGAGGCCGTGGAGCTCTTCCTGGAGCGGGCGGCGGCGGTCGGCATGCGGCCGGATCCAGCCGTACGCGACACGGTCGTGGCCCTCTGCGAACGCCTCGACGGCATGGCGCTGGCCATCGAGCTCGCCGCGGCGCGCTGGCCCACGCTCGGGCTCGACGGGCTCGTCGCCGGGCTCTCCGACCAGTTGCGGATTCTCGCCGGCGGGCCCCGCGCCGCCGACCGGCACCGGTCGGTGCGGGCGGTCCTCGACTGGAGCCACGACCTGCTGGAGCCGGCGGACCGGGCGCTGCTGCGCCGGATGTCGGTCTTCGTGCTGCCGTTCACCGCCGAGGCGGCCGCGGAGGTCGCAGGCTTCGACCCGCTCGATCCCGGCGCGGTCGCCGACGGACTCGGCCGGCTGGCCGAGCAGAGCCTGCTCACCGTGACACCGTCCGCCGCCGGCACCCGCTACCAGGCCCTGGAGACCATCCGGCAGTACGGCGCCGAGCACCTCGCCGAGGCCGGTGAGTCGGAGGTCGTCCGTTCGCGTCACGTGGCGTGGTGTCTGGACCGGGCCGCCGGCCTCCTGGACGCCGGCGGCGCGGACTGGCGCGCCCGGTTCGACGCCGTCGCCGAGGACCTCAGGGCCGCCCTCGCCTGGGCCGCCGAGCGGCCGGAGCTGCGCGCCGACGCCCATCGGCTCGCCCTGTCCCTGGCGGAGTCGGCCTTCACCCGCAACCTGCTCGGCGAAGCCCAGGAGCGGTACGAGCAGGCCGCCGCGCTCGCCGATCCGGGTGCCGAGGCCGGGGAGTCCCTGCGGCTCGCCGCCGCGGTGGCCGGGTGCCGGCGGCTCGGTGACGACATGTTCCGCCTGCACCGGGCGGCCGGGGACGCCGCCCGCGGGGCCGGGGACCTCGCCGGGGCGGGTCGCGACCTGGCGGCCGCCGCCACCGTCGCGTACCGCTTCTCCAGCGAGTTCACGCGCCTCCCGTCGGTGGAGGAGGCGACGACCCTCCTCGCGCAGGCGCGGGAGCTGTCCGGGGGCGAGGCAGCGGGCGAGGCGGGCGAGGGAGGCGAGGGCCCCGCCGGCGCCGCCGTCGCGCTCGCCGAGGCCGCCGTGCTCGCGGACGCCTTCGGCGCCGTTCAGGGCGCCACGGACAACACCGTGGAGGAGACGATCGCCCTCGCCGAGCGGGCCGTCGCGCTCGCCCGGAGCGTCGGCGACCCGGTGGCGGAGTCCGCCGCCCTCGACGCGCTGTCCGGCGCCCGGAGCTGGGCCGGTGACACCTTCGCCGCCGCGGCCGCAGCGCGCCGCCGGATCGACCTCCTGAGCCCCCTGCCGCCGGACCCCGCGCGTACCCACGAACTCCTCGACGCCCTCGCCATGGCCTCCGGAACCGCCCTCGGCGCGGGCCGGCTCGCCGAAGCCCGCCGCTGGGGCAGGCAGCTCGCCGGTCATCCGATCCTTGCCGAGGTGGGTCACCACGCCACGGCCTGGCTTCTGGTCGCGGATGCCTTCGCCGGCCGCGGCGACGACGTGCTCACCGGCGGCGGGCGGTTCCTCGACGCGTGGGAGCGGAGCGGCCGTCAGCAGTCCTTCTCCCTCGGCCCCGCGGCCGCCTCCGTCGCCATGGTCCACGGCCTGCGCGGCGACAGCGCCGCCCGGGCGGAGTGGCTCGGGATCGTCGACCTGGCGGGCACCGCGGACGAGTACCGCCACGGCTACGGCGCCATCCTCGACGCCACGGTCCTGCTCCACGAAGGCGACGCCGCCGCGGCCCTCGACCGGGTCGCGCCGGAGCCGGAGCAGGTGTGGAAGTGGGTCACCTGGATCTGGCTGCACTGGTACGTGGCCCTCCGGGCCGAGGCGTCCGTACTCGCCGGGCACCCGGACGCCCGGGCCCGGACGGCCGCCGCCCGTCCGGTGGTCGCCGGCAACCCCGTCGCCACCGCCCAGCTGGACCGGGCGGAGGCGCTGCTCGACGGCGACCCGCAGCGGCTCCTCGCCGCGGCGCGGGCATTCGACGCGGCCGGCAGCCGCTACCAGGCGGCGCGCACGCTGCTCCTCGCCGGGGGCGAGCACGCCGCCGCCGGTACGGCCGCCCTCGCCGGACTGGGCCTGGCTCCGTGA
- a CDS encoding pyridoxamine 5'-phosphate oxidase family protein — MTAAPRSRAQRRQDTEHRLAHDVDVWVATASPDGTPYLVPLSFDWDGEALLVSTPANSPTGRNLAATGRVRLGLGLTRDVSMIDGTVEVLEIDALPQDRGDRFTERTGFDPRTQTAPYRWFRITPHRIQAWREANELHARELMRAGQPVS, encoded by the coding sequence ATGACCGCCGCGCCCCGCTCCCGCGCCCAGCGCCGCCAGGACACCGAGCACCGGCTGGCGCACGACGTCGACGTCTGGGTGGCCACCGCCTCACCCGACGGCACGCCGTACCTGGTTCCGCTGTCCTTCGACTGGGACGGCGAGGCCCTGCTCGTGTCCACCCCGGCGAACAGCCCGACCGGCCGCAACCTGGCCGCCACCGGCCGCGTCCGCCTGGGCCTCGGCCTCACCCGCGACGTGTCGATGATCGACGGCACGGTCGAGGTCCTGGAGATCGACGCGCTGCCGCAGGACCGCGGCGACCGCTTCACCGAACGAACCGGCTTCGACCCGCGCACCCAAACGGCCCCGTACCGCTGGTTCCGCATCACCCCGCACCGCATCCAGGCCTGGCGCGAGGCGAACGAACTCCACGCCCGCGAACTGATGCGCGCCGGCCAACCGGTGTCCTGA
- a CDS encoding rhodanese-like domain-containing protein, translating to MTTTTTQVNPVLRTPPASPAAAAAYFSASLAFHADVSDVASVLASATAEGTDPGFVVIDSRSTASWDQGHVPGALHLPTALIPEQAEQLLDKAVPVVTYCWGPGCNGATRAALALAELGFQVKEMLGGFEYWVREGFAYETWEGPAEKAADPLTAPVDSDDCGC from the coding sequence ATGACGACGACGACGACGCAGGTCAACCCCGTACTCCGCACCCCGCCGGCCTCTCCCGCCGCCGCTGCCGCCTACTTCTCCGCCAGCCTCGCCTTCCACGCCGACGTCTCCGACGTGGCCTCCGTGCTGGCCTCCGCGACCGCCGAGGGCACGGACCCGGGCTTCGTCGTGATCGACTCGCGCTCCACCGCCTCCTGGGACCAGGGGCACGTCCCCGGCGCGCTCCACCTGCCGACCGCGCTCATCCCCGAGCAGGCCGAGCAGCTCCTCGACAAGGCCGTGCCGGTCGTCACGTACTGCTGGGGCCCCGGCTGCAACGGCGCCACGCGCGCCGCGCTGGCCCTCGCCGAGCTCGGCTTCCAGGTGAAGGAGATGCTCGGCGGCTTCGAGTACTGGGTGCGCGAGGGCTTCGCCTACGAGACCTGGGAAGGGCCCGCGGAGAAGGCCGCGGACCCGCTCACGGCGCCCGTGGACTCCGACGACTGCGGCTGCTGA
- a CDS encoding diacylglycerol/lipid kinase family protein, producing MTASGSGDPARSARRLARCALLAAAGAVVAIVTALTGGVLILLTGLVGLVASAMGLWWFFAHRGLPRVLGGLLAVAAPIAVLVLYVVGGVWGNALVALALWGTALGCARTALRRPDRERSALMSGAPAARPRRPVLIMNPKSGGGKVGRFGLVARAEAMGAQVVLLDLSAQTDVTALARKAVADGADLLGVAGGDGTQALVAAVAAEHDLPFLVISAGTRNHFAMDLGLDRTDPATCLNALTDGEELRVDLGEVAGRPFVNTVSFGVYADVVQRPEYRDAKAGTAVDVLPDLLQGGEGARLDATVDTLRLPAQQALLVSNNPYAAPDPFGVASAHRPRLDRGELGVIGIRVDGAAQAAELAVRGTQSAGLNVLTARRVEVVESPGSAGNGNGNGNGNGNGNGSGSGGISVAVDGEALTLPTPVVCTLRPGALRVRVPRDRPGTVPPLPPLDWRRITTLAFHTPRTP from the coding sequence GTGACGGCGAGCGGTTCCGGTGATCCGGCGAGGTCGGCCCGGCGGCTGGCCCGTTGCGCGCTGCTGGCCGCGGCCGGCGCGGTGGTGGCGATCGTGACCGCCCTGACGGGCGGTGTGCTGATCCTGCTCACCGGGCTCGTGGGGCTCGTCGCCTCGGCCATGGGCCTCTGGTGGTTCTTCGCCCATCGCGGGCTGCCGCGGGTGCTCGGCGGGCTGCTCGCCGTGGCCGCGCCGATCGCGGTCCTGGTCCTGTACGTCGTCGGCGGCGTCTGGGGCAACGCGCTGGTGGCCCTCGCGCTCTGGGGCACGGCGCTCGGCTGCGCGCGGACAGCGCTGCGCCGCCCCGACCGGGAGCGGAGCGCGCTGATGAGCGGCGCGCCCGCGGCCCGCCCCCGGCGGCCCGTCCTGATCATGAACCCGAAGTCCGGGGGCGGGAAGGTCGGCCGTTTCGGGCTCGTCGCGCGCGCGGAGGCCATGGGCGCCCAGGTCGTCCTGCTCGACCTGTCGGCGCAGACCGACGTCACCGCGCTCGCCCGGAAGGCCGTGGCCGACGGCGCGGACCTCCTCGGCGTGGCCGGCGGCGACGGCACCCAGGCGCTGGTCGCCGCGGTGGCCGCCGAGCACGACCTGCCGTTCCTCGTCATCTCGGCGGGCACCCGCAACCACTTCGCCATGGACCTGGGCCTCGACCGCACCGACCCGGCGACCTGCCTGAACGCCCTGACCGACGGCGAGGAGCTCCGGGTCGACCTGGGCGAGGTCGCCGGGCGTCCCTTCGTCAACACCGTCTCCTTCGGGGTGTACGCGGACGTCGTCCAGCGCCCCGAGTACCGCGACGCGAAGGCCGGCACCGCCGTCGACGTCCTGCCCGACCTGCTCCAGGGCGGCGAGGGCGCGCGCCTCGACGCGACCGTCGACACCCTCCGGCTCCCGGCCCAGCAGGCGCTCCTCGTCAGCAACAACCCCTATGCCGCGCCCGATCCCTTCGGTGTCGCCTCCGCCCACCGGCCGCGCCTCGACCGGGGCGAGCTCGGGGTGATCGGCATCCGGGTGGACGGCGCCGCGCAGGCCGCCGAGCTGGCGGTACGGGGGACCCAGTCGGCCGGCCTGAACGTTCTGACGGCCCGTAGGGTCGAGGTCGTGGAAAGCCCGGGAAGTGCCGGCAACGGCAACGGCAACGGCAACGGCAACGGCAATGGCAACGGCTCCGGCTCCGGTGGGATCTCCGTCGCCGTGGACGGGGAGGCGCTGACCCTGCCCACCCCGGTCGTCTGCACCCTCCGCCCCGGCGCGCTGCGGGTCCGTGTCCCGCGCGACCGGCCGGGCACGGTGCCTCCCCTGCCGCCGCTCGACTGGCGGCGGATCACCACGCTCGCCTTCCACACCCCTCGTACCCCCTGA
- the sigJ gene encoding RNA polymerase sigma factor SigJ, with amino-acid sequence MTGREGGDRRVNGELNNVKDAEEGKEALARRFEDDRGHLRAVAYRMLGSLSEAEDAVQEAWFKLSRADVSAVQNLSGWLTTVVGRVCLDMLRSRGSRREDPLEYYVPDPVVSLPDTMNPEHTAELTESVGLALLVVLETLSPAERLAFVLHDMFAVSFDEIARIVDRTPAATRQLASRARRRVQDASPAAGPDARRQREIADAFLAAANGGDFEGLLAVLDPDVVLRADGGLALAAASKVVRGAEAVISQALMYAKFRQASLPVVVNGAPAFVAVADGRPTVLMSFTIAGDRIVGLQILADPERLAALGLSEEDLARATF; translated from the coding sequence ATGACGGGACGCGAAGGGGGAGATCGACGAGTGAACGGCGAGCTGAACAACGTCAAGGATGCCGAGGAAGGCAAGGAAGCGCTGGCCCGGCGGTTCGAGGACGATCGGGGCCACCTGCGGGCCGTCGCCTACCGGATGCTCGGTTCGCTGAGCGAGGCGGAGGACGCGGTCCAGGAGGCCTGGTTCAAGCTCAGCCGCGCCGACGTCAGCGCGGTGCAGAACCTCAGCGGCTGGCTGACCACGGTCGTCGGCCGCGTCTGCCTCGACATGCTGCGCTCCCGCGGCTCGCGCCGCGAGGACCCGCTGGAGTACTACGTCCCCGACCCGGTCGTCAGCCTCCCCGACACCATGAACCCCGAGCACACGGCGGAGCTCACCGAGTCCGTCGGGCTCGCGCTCCTCGTCGTCCTGGAGACGCTGTCGCCGGCCGAGCGGCTCGCGTTCGTGCTGCACGACATGTTCGCCGTCTCCTTCGACGAGATCGCGCGGATCGTGGACCGCACCCCGGCCGCGACCCGCCAGCTCGCCAGCCGGGCCCGCCGCCGGGTGCAGGACGCCTCGCCCGCCGCGGGGCCGGACGCGCGCCGCCAGCGGGAGATCGCCGACGCCTTCCTCGCCGCCGCGAACGGCGGCGACTTCGAGGGCCTGCTCGCGGTCCTCGACCCCGACGTGGTGCTGCGCGCGGACGGCGGCCTGGCCCTCGCGGCCGCGTCCAAGGTGGTGCGGGGCGCCGAGGCCGTCATCTCGCAGGCCCTCATGTACGCGAAGTTCCGTCAGGCGTCGCTGCCGGTCGTGGTCAACGGCGCGCCCGCGTTCGTGGCGGTCGCCGACGGCCGTCCGACCGTCCTCATGTCGTTCACGATCGCCGGGGACCGGATCGTCGGGCTCCAGATCCTGGCGGACCCGGAGCGGCTCGCCGCGCTCGGCCTCTCGGAGGAGGACCTGGCCCGCGCGACGTTCTGA
- a CDS encoding MerR family transcriptional regulator — protein MEWSIQEIAKKAGTTSRTLRHYGERGLLEPSRIGANGYRYYDQAALVRLQRILLLRELGLSLPAIAEVLKGQSDPSAALRTHLLLLEQERERIGRQIEAVRTTLHKTEKGEELMAEEVFDGFDHTRYEEEVTERWGRAAYEKGDRWWRSLDAEGKKAFLDEQAGIARDFGQAVRDGLAADSDEVQAITRRQIAWLSATTTPTKEYVIGLGRMYVDDPRFTVNYDKHGEGTALLVRDAMAVYAERNL, from the coding sequence ATGGAGTGGTCGATCCAAGAGATCGCCAAGAAGGCCGGCACCACCAGCCGCACCCTCCGCCACTACGGCGAGCGGGGACTGCTGGAGCCGAGCCGGATCGGCGCGAACGGTTACCGGTACTACGACCAGGCGGCGCTCGTACGCCTGCAGCGCATCCTGCTGCTGCGCGAGCTGGGGCTCTCCCTGCCCGCGATCGCCGAGGTCCTCAAGGGGCAGAGCGACCCGTCCGCCGCGCTGCGCACCCATCTGCTCCTCCTGGAGCAGGAGCGGGAGCGCATCGGCCGCCAGATCGAGGCCGTCCGCACCACTCTCCACAAGACCGAGAAGGGAGAAGAGCTCATGGCAGAGGAAGTCTTCGACGGCTTCGACCACACGCGGTACGAGGAGGAGGTCACCGAGCGCTGGGGCCGCGCGGCGTACGAGAAGGGCGACCGCTGGTGGCGCTCGCTCGACGCCGAAGGGAAGAAGGCGTTCCTGGACGAGCAGGCCGGCATCGCCCGCGACTTCGGGCAGGCGGTACGGGACGGCCTGGCCGCCGACAGCGACGAGGTGCAGGCGATCACGCGGCGCCAGATCGCGTGGCTGTCGGCCACCACGACCCCGACCAAGGAGTACGTGATCGGACTCGGCCGCATGTACGTCGACGATCCGCGCTTCACCGTGAACTACGACAAGCACGGCGAGGGCACCGCGCTCCTCGTCCGGGACGCGATGGCGGTCTACGCGGAGCGGAACCTGTAG
- a CDS encoding phosphatase PAP2 family protein: MTDMTAETAEPETFQAVLHDLRAVDGAVYAAVAATPTPTLDTALRRLSTAANHSKISLSVAAALALVPGRPRRAALAGAGAIAVASATSNLLGKRLVRRPRPDREAARVVVGRHVPMPDSASFPSGHTASAVAFATAVGVVLPIAAVPLALLAGAVGYSRVHTGVHYPGDVAAGAVLGVASAAVSLAAVTWVATGER; this comes from the coding sequence ATGACGGACATGACAGCGGAGACGGCGGAGCCCGAGACCTTCCAGGCCGTCCTGCACGACCTCCGCGCCGTCGACGGCGCCGTGTACGCCGCCGTGGCCGCCACGCCCACGCCCACGCTCGACACGGCGCTGCGCCGGCTGTCCACCGCGGCGAACCACTCCAAGATCTCGCTCTCCGTCGCCGCCGCGCTCGCCCTCGTCCCCGGCCGGCCCCGCCGGGCGGCGCTCGCGGGCGCCGGGGCGATCGCCGTGGCCTCGGCCACGTCCAATCTGCTGGGCAAGCGGCTCGTGCGCAGGCCGCGGCCGGACCGGGAGGCGGCCCGGGTGGTGGTGGGCCGGCACGTCCCCATGCCCGACTCGGCCTCGTTCCCCTCCGGGCACACCGCGTCGGCGGTCGCCTTCGCCACCGCCGTGGGGGTCGTGCTGCCCATCGCTGCCGTGCCCCTCGCGCTTCTCGCGGGGGCCGTCGGCTACTCCCGGGTGCACACCGGGGTGCACTACCCGGGCGACGTCGCCGCGGGTGCGGTCCTCGGCGTCGCGAGCGCCGCCGTCTCCCTGGCGGCCGTGACCTGGGTGGCCACCGGGGAGAGGTGA